A region of the Penicillium psychrofluorescens genome assembly, chromosome: 6 genome:
TCACCCACATGTCAACGCCCATGAGACTGCAATCGGATACACTATGATCGATGCAGCATGCAACGAATCCCAAAACGGGCGCCTCAAGCATTTCATTTACTCCTCAGTTTTGCATCCACGGCTGCGGAAGTTGATGAACCATGACTCTAAGCGCTATGTGGAGGAGTATTTAATTGAGTCTGGGCTCAATCATACCATCATTCAACCAAGCCATATACTGGATCTGTTCCCGGTCCAGAAATTGCTGCAATAGGATGCTCCCGTTTTCCCCGCGAGCTTCGATCCTAGCGTTACGTTCTCTTTTACGATCTTAAAAGACCTAGCGGATGCCTTTGCAAAGATTATCGAAGAAAGGGAGAAGCACTACTTGGCCGAATACACGGCCTGTTCCACCGGCCCGACATCGTATTCTGATGTGGTAACTGCACTGAGCAAGGAAATCGGCCGGCCTATTCAGATTGTGCAAAAGGATTACTTCAAATCGGTCGAAGTTTTCGAAGACCTTGTGTCCGGAGGCAGTGGGAGCCTTCCACGATACCCTCGTGATGCGCTTCAGCGACTGATTCTCTATTACAACTTTTATGGAATCAAAGGTAATACCAACGTGCTTGAGTGGTTGATTGGACGGAGGCCGACGACTGTTGAGGATTTTCTCCGCCAAAAGATTCTTGATGCACAGAGGTCTTAAATCGGCAAATTCTTTCCATCGTGGAAAGCTCAGGGCACCTGTAATTACCTTACGACTCTTGAAGGCCTTCATTCATTTCCCTATTTATTGGAAAAAGGAAGCGAAAATGAAAATTTTATATCTTCATGCGTTTGTAGCTATCTGCCATTGATTAGTTAGTTCCTGTGGCATCAAAGTTGTTACCAGTCAGCTAACTAAATTTGTTGAATGGAGAGGTCACCGTATGAGCTGGGGATAACTAGTCTCGAAATGGAGGAAAACACAATTG
Encoded here:
- a CDS encoding uncharacterized protein (ID:PFLUO_009045-T1.cds;~source:funannotate) translates to FDPSVTFSFTILKDLADAFAKIIEEREKHYLAEYTACSTGPTSYSDVVTALSKEIGRPIQIVQKDYFKSVEVFEDLVSGGSGSLPRYPRDALQRLILYYNFYGIKGNTNVLEWLIGRRPTTVEDFLRQKILDAQRS